A window of Corallococcus macrosporus DSM 14697 contains these coding sequences:
- a CDS encoding dihydrolipoamide acetyltransferase: MRVAATFPLLALLGAALCGPALAQEPAASAPPSAQAATTADEAFDTRVKTLEENVVDLKEKIYRSKARLLLLQETVLGGDVSTGARAVIIHKNEMGGSFELESVAYALDGAPVYTQVDEEGKTDLGKRERFEVFNGRIVPGQHQLAVRLVYRGNGYGVFSYLEGYKFKVQSSYTFSAEPGKTSTVHVVGYEQGGITTDLKDRPAVRYDVSIARGTGSRAAPTAPPPVTRTTPGQ, translated from the coding sequence GTGCGTGTCGCCGCTACCTTCCCGCTCCTCGCCCTGCTGGGCGCCGCCCTCTGTGGGCCGGCGCTCGCGCAGGAGCCCGCCGCCTCCGCTCCTCCTTCCGCCCAGGCCGCGACGACCGCCGACGAGGCGTTCGACACCCGCGTGAAGACGCTGGAGGAGAACGTCGTCGACCTGAAGGAGAAGATCTACCGCTCCAAGGCGCGCCTCCTGCTCCTGCAGGAGACGGTGCTGGGCGGGGATGTCTCCACCGGCGCCCGCGCCGTCATCATCCACAAGAACGAGATGGGCGGCTCCTTCGAGCTGGAGTCGGTGGCCTACGCGCTGGACGGCGCGCCCGTCTACACGCAGGTGGATGAAGAGGGGAAGACGGACCTGGGCAAGCGCGAGCGCTTCGAGGTCTTCAACGGCCGCATCGTCCCCGGGCAGCACCAGCTCGCCGTGCGCCTGGTGTACCGGGGCAACGGCTACGGCGTGTTCAGCTACCTGGAGGGCTACAAGTTCAAGGTGCAGTCCAGCTACACCTTCAGCGCGGAGCCCGGGAAGACGTCCACCGTGCACGTGGTGGGCTACGAGCAGGGCGGCATCACCACCGACCTGAAGGACCGGCCCGCGGTGCGCTACGACGTCTCCATCGCCCGTGGGACGGGCAGCAGGGCCGCGCCCACCGCGCCGCCTCCCGTCACCCGCACCACTCCCGGGCAGTAG
- the mglB gene encoding gliding-motility regulator GTPase-activating protein MglB, translating into MGTQLVMYEEEFTKINAVCDRLTKDANAKVVFLVDKNGQLISSAGQTQNIDTTSLASLTAGNVAAMGGLAKLIGENEFPNQFHEGAKDSLYMTIVGSRVVLVVIFDNRTSLGLVRLRIKKASDELTKIFESLVKKTDSPGAGSPFAEISDDDIDNLFSE; encoded by the coding sequence ATGGGCACGCAACTGGTGATGTACGAAGAGGAGTTCACCAAGATCAACGCCGTTTGCGACCGGCTTACCAAGGACGCGAACGCGAAGGTGGTCTTCCTCGTCGACAAGAACGGGCAGCTCATCTCCTCCGCGGGTCAGACGCAGAACATCGACACCACCTCGCTGGCCTCGCTGACGGCCGGCAACGTGGCGGCGATGGGTGGCCTGGCCAAGCTGATTGGGGAGAACGAGTTCCCCAACCAGTTCCACGAGGGGGCCAAGGACTCGCTGTACATGACCATCGTCGGCAGCCGGGTCGTGCTGGTCGTCATCTTCGACAACCGCACCAGCCTCGGCCTCGTCCGCCTTCGCATCAAGAAGGCCAGCGACGAGCTCACGAAGATCTTCGAGAGCCTGGTGAAGAAGACGGATAGCCCTGGAGCCGGGTCGCCCTTCGCCGAGATCTCCGACGACGATATCGACAACCTCTTCAGCGAGTAA
- a CDS encoding protein kinase domain-containing protein: MSPPQTTLPVPDAGPVPLLQPYGPYVLVRKLAEGGMAEIFLAKLLGADGFERNVVIKRMLPHLTNNPDFVEMFRDEARLAAKLSHPNIVQIQELGFAEGCYYICMEYLAGEDFSTTLRLAGRKRHYVPLPIVLRVLVDAARGLHFAHEFTNEAGQPLNVVHRDISPSNLYLTYQGQVKVLDFGIAKAESRLVNTRTGVVKGKYMYMAPEQARGKEVDRRADVFALGVSLYEALTHVRPFSRENDLAVLNALLQGELKPPRELRPDLPEELEAIILKAMAFKPEDRYPTAEAFADALEAFLAEHLSGSGALQLGAFLKGHFGEERFTERTRIPTLATLAATYGSSPEGAPGAAPGGESHGTNLYGVLARDGDATSAQRPGMSMRPSSPGIPAHAAAARAPAAPEPATAAGPRRWRTLAVGLAGGLLLSAVGIVGYQQWVTTPASVSLAPASAPGVEAAAPEGAAAPPGAVEAAAPVGAAAPPGTVEAAAPVGAAAPPAEPVANGVGGDVAATASPEPLAEADAAALAGAAEEVESAADEERSGAEPVRTKKGAAQKRVTLGIDDVQRVVSRGRARITTCFERYKADLPSSQGEVQVELTIVSSGKVRAGTRGPLASTGVGRCLEAQAERLRFPQHRDQEVTVVMPFSWRVTQ, from the coding sequence ATGTCCCCCCCCCAGACGACCCTGCCTGTGCCGGACGCCGGCCCCGTTCCCTTGTTGCAGCCCTATGGGCCGTACGTGCTGGTGCGGAAGCTGGCTGAAGGTGGCATGGCGGAAATCTTCCTCGCCAAGCTGCTGGGCGCGGACGGCTTCGAGCGCAACGTCGTCATCAAGCGGATGCTGCCGCACCTGACGAACAACCCCGACTTCGTGGAGATGTTCCGGGACGAGGCGCGGCTTGCGGCGAAGCTGTCCCATCCGAACATCGTGCAGATCCAGGAGCTGGGGTTCGCGGAGGGCTGCTACTACATCTGCATGGAGTACCTCGCGGGCGAGGACTTCTCCACGACGCTGCGGCTGGCCGGGCGCAAGCGCCACTACGTGCCGCTCCCCATCGTGCTGCGGGTGCTCGTCGACGCGGCGCGCGGCCTGCACTTCGCGCACGAGTTCACCAACGAGGCGGGGCAGCCGCTCAACGTCGTCCACCGCGACATCTCCCCGTCGAACCTGTACCTGACGTACCAGGGGCAGGTGAAGGTGCTGGACTTCGGCATCGCCAAGGCGGAGTCGCGGCTCGTCAACACGCGCACCGGCGTGGTGAAGGGCAAGTACATGTACATGGCGCCGGAGCAGGCGCGCGGCAAGGAGGTGGACCGCCGCGCGGACGTCTTCGCGCTGGGCGTGAGCCTGTATGAGGCGCTCACCCACGTGCGGCCCTTCTCCCGGGAGAATGACCTGGCGGTGCTCAACGCGCTGCTGCAAGGGGAGCTCAAGCCGCCGCGCGAGCTGCGCCCGGACCTGCCCGAGGAGCTGGAGGCCATCATCCTCAAGGCCATGGCCTTCAAGCCGGAGGACCGCTACCCCACGGCGGAGGCCTTCGCGGATGCGCTGGAGGCCTTCCTCGCCGAGCACCTGAGCGGCTCTGGCGCGCTGCAACTGGGCGCCTTCCTGAAGGGGCACTTCGGCGAGGAGCGCTTCACCGAGCGCACGCGCATCCCCACGCTGGCCACGCTCGCGGCGACCTACGGCAGCTCGCCCGAGGGCGCGCCGGGGGCGGCGCCGGGTGGGGAGTCTCACGGCACGAATCTGTATGGTGTGCTCGCCCGGGACGGGGATGCCACGTCCGCGCAGCGGCCCGGCATGTCCATGCGGCCTTCCTCGCCGGGCATCCCCGCCCACGCGGCGGCCGCGCGGGCGCCGGCGGCTCCAGAGCCCGCCACGGCGGCGGGGCCTCGACGCTGGCGCACGCTGGCGGTGGGGCTCGCGGGAGGACTGCTGCTGTCCGCGGTGGGCATCGTCGGCTATCAGCAGTGGGTGACGACGCCCGCATCGGTGTCGCTGGCTCCAGCGAGCGCGCCTGGCGTGGAGGCCGCGGCGCCTGAGGGGGCCGCCGCGCCGCCGGGCGCCGTGGAGGCCGCGGCGCCTGTGGGGGCCGCCGCGCCGCCGGGCACCGTGGAGGCCGCGGCGCCGGTGGGGGCCGCCGCGCCGCCGGCGGAGCCCGTGGCCAACGGGGTGGGAGGCGACGTGGCGGCGACGGCTTCGCCGGAGCCGCTGGCGGAAGCGGACGCCGCCGCGCTTGCTGGCGCCGCGGAGGAGGTGGAGTCGGCGGCGGACGAGGAGCGCTCAGGCGCAGAGCCCGTGCGGACGAAGAAGGGCGCGGCGCAGAAGCGGGTGACGCTGGGCATCGACGACGTGCAGCGAGTCGTCTCTCGTGGCCGGGCGCGCATCACCACCTGCTTCGAGCGCTACAAGGCGGACCTGCCTTCGAGCCAGGGCGAGGTGCAGGTGGAGCTCACCATCGTCTCGTCGGGCAAGGTGCGGGCGGGGACGCGTGGGCCGCTGGCGTCCACGGGCGTGGGCCGCTGCCTGGAAGCCCAGGCGGAGCGACTGCGCTTCCCTCAGCACCGGGACCAGGAGGTCACGGTGGTGATGCCCTTCTCGTGGCGGGTGACGCAGTAG
- a CDS encoding DNA polymerase III subunit gamma/tau, which produces MSEPAAPMAAVRPDPPPRFSQDGATPAGEPPRFGPAGTMRPEDEAPRNGHAGAMRQDEPPRASMPPGPRMDDLSPMAARPLSFLGNGGGAPPAPQGYQPTQMIPSGRVMEGLPPSAARPLSFLRNGGSAQPATPPPSAPPAGATPLSRTTEPAPSVRVTNIRRPEPSSPPEPPPYAEEEDARYYPEENSPEGCASGECLPEVAAAPPAPAPEPVIHHEPEPEPPPPAPVTRSRDNPNLPLIERWRAAVETVKAANPRQGAALANGRLMSMKNGEIVLGFLPVAGFHRMAVNSTAGKAAVDKGLAEHFGRPVKLTLQDVSPDDPRLGPSLAEQDAQTRAAHEKSTDSKVRTHPAVRAVLKFLGGEIEHIQVYEPERPGAEPAADTPDDSA; this is translated from the coding sequence GTGAGCGAACCCGCGGCGCCGATGGCGGCCGTGCGGCCGGACCCGCCGCCCCGCTTCAGCCAGGATGGAGCCACGCCCGCTGGCGAGCCGCCTCGCTTCGGCCCGGCCGGCACCATGCGCCCGGAGGACGAGGCGCCTCGCAACGGCCACGCGGGCGCCATGCGCCAGGACGAGCCACCGCGCGCCTCGATGCCCCCCGGCCCGCGCATGGATGACCTGTCGCCCATGGCGGCCCGGCCCCTGTCGTTCCTCGGCAACGGCGGCGGCGCGCCCCCGGCGCCACAGGGCTACCAGCCCACGCAGATGATTCCGTCCGGCCGGGTGATGGAGGGCCTGCCGCCTTCCGCCGCGCGTCCGCTCTCCTTCCTCCGCAACGGTGGCTCGGCCCAGCCGGCCACGCCTCCCCCGTCCGCGCCCCCGGCGGGCGCCACGCCGCTGTCTCGCACCACGGAGCCCGCGCCGTCCGTCCGCGTCACCAACATCCGCCGGCCCGAGCCCAGCTCGCCGCCGGAGCCTCCGCCCTACGCGGAGGAGGAGGACGCCCGCTACTACCCCGAGGAGAACTCCCCCGAAGGCTGTGCCTCCGGCGAGTGCCTCCCCGAAGTCGCCGCCGCGCCCCCCGCGCCAGCGCCCGAGCCCGTCATCCACCACGAGCCCGAGCCCGAGCCGCCCCCGCCGGCCCCCGTCACCCGCTCCCGGGACAACCCCAACCTGCCCCTCATCGAGCGGTGGCGGGCCGCCGTGGAGACGGTGAAGGCCGCGAATCCCCGGCAGGGCGCGGCGCTCGCCAACGGGCGGCTGATGTCCATGAAGAACGGCGAAATCGTCCTCGGCTTCCTGCCCGTGGCCGGCTTCCACCGAATGGCCGTCAACTCCACCGCGGGCAAGGCCGCCGTGGACAAGGGCCTGGCCGAGCACTTCGGCCGCCCGGTGAAGCTCACCCTCCAGGACGTCTCTCCGGACGACCCGCGCCTGGGTCCCAGCCTGGCCGAGCAGGACGCCCAGACGCGCGCCGCCCACGAGAAGAGCACGGACAGCAAGGTCCGCACCCACCCCGCCGTCCGCGCTGTGCTCAAGTTCCTGGGAGGCGAAATCGAGCACATCCAGGTCTACGAGCCCGAGCGCCCTGGCGCCGAGCCAGCGGCCGACACTCCCGATGACAGCGCCTGA
- a CDS encoding YbaB/EbfC family nucleoid-associated protein: MPGVDLNYFIRQANKLTEKIEERKQQLAEESVEAKAGDGRVTVVANGIQEIRSIKIDKEAIDPNDTSMLEDLITAAVNAALASSRQHMQRELAKISGGVKIPGVT, from the coding sequence ATGCCTGGCGTCGACCTGAACTACTTCATCCGGCAGGCGAACAAGCTGACGGAGAAGATTGAAGAGCGGAAGCAGCAGTTGGCGGAGGAGAGCGTGGAGGCCAAGGCCGGAGACGGCCGCGTCACCGTCGTCGCCAACGGCATCCAGGAGATCCGCAGCATCAAGATCGACAAGGAAGCCATCGACCCCAACGACACGTCGATGCTGGAGGACCTCATCACCGCCGCGGTGAACGCCGCCCTGGCGAGCAGCCGTCAGCACATGCAGCGCGAGCTCGCGAAAATCTCCGGCGGCGTCAAGATCCCCGGCGTTACCTGA
- a CDS encoding FecR domain-containing protein, with product MSAPRRWFLVLLLLVAGCDDDAGTARPAPTVAVDAGPGEVLGHLEGVSGDVRLERGGKQGPAAEGPLYGGDALETAAGGAATVRFPDGRSVEVGPDARFALGAESGGIVLQVERGILLSRVPAGASRPGAGSTVALTIRTPFGLTRVGADAPSEVRVQVAEDAGRVEVRLGAIEFVGRDGKTLRASEGDAVEAASGKAELVARGARVLELAPIAVTVRSGTGRAEVRAKGASKWRPVAKRGQVLSPGDGVRTRRGGSAVLALDGSGTVVSLGSDAELVLTSAEQGGATDEARFDLLRGWLDLQLARGRTSRLVMPGLQVEGGGEARLAVRRTAAGYLVDALTGEVTLVRGEARQALRAGERATVEASAPAPRVEPLAAAPLALGVVDGAEVFHPGLREVALTWEGEGEATVEVAEDAAFTRPVLSGTVYRPFVNVPAPARGTLHWRVRREDGTQVRGSASFAPERAVRSLARVRNVVPEGPEKTTIFYQDKPPAVTFTYAAEASAARYRVAVYRAGALDTPVAERVVTEPRAALRAGALSEGSYLWSVTPLSATGAQLKGGRMNKLELVYDNSVPELVVATPRNGQKVGAKVRAAGVAPVDARLSINGRPVALDGKHRFSTWVEPVGAPPVLVFKMTRPGAPAVHTVRTLKQRGP from the coding sequence GTGAGCGCCCCACGTCGTTGGTTCCTGGTCCTCCTGCTCCTCGTCGCGGGGTGTGATGACGACGCCGGGACGGCGCGGCCCGCGCCCACCGTGGCCGTGGACGCGGGCCCTGGTGAGGTGCTGGGGCACCTGGAGGGTGTGTCCGGCGACGTGCGGCTGGAGCGCGGCGGCAAGCAGGGGCCCGCGGCCGAGGGCCCGTTGTACGGCGGCGACGCGCTGGAGACGGCCGCGGGCGGCGCGGCGACGGTGCGCTTCCCGGATGGCCGTTCCGTGGAGGTGGGGCCGGATGCGCGCTTCGCGCTGGGCGCGGAGTCCGGCGGCATCGTGCTCCAGGTGGAGCGCGGCATCCTCTTGTCGCGCGTGCCGGCGGGGGCCTCGCGGCCGGGCGCGGGCTCGACGGTGGCGCTGACCATCCGCACGCCCTTCGGCCTCACGCGCGTGGGGGCTGACGCACCCAGCGAGGTGCGCGTGCAGGTGGCCGAGGACGCAGGCCGCGTGGAGGTGCGGCTGGGCGCCATCGAATTCGTGGGCCGGGATGGCAAGACGCTGCGCGCCTCCGAGGGCGACGCGGTGGAGGCGGCGTCGGGCAAGGCGGAGCTGGTGGCCCGGGGGGCCCGCGTCCTGGAGCTGGCGCCCATCGCGGTGACGGTGCGTTCGGGCACGGGGCGCGCGGAGGTGCGCGCCAAGGGGGCTTCGAAGTGGCGTCCGGTGGCGAAGCGGGGCCAGGTGCTGTCGCCGGGGGATGGCGTGCGCACCCGGCGCGGCGGCTCGGCGGTGCTGGCGCTGGATGGCTCGGGCACGGTGGTGTCGCTGGGCTCGGACGCGGAGCTGGTGCTGACGTCGGCGGAGCAGGGCGGCGCCACGGACGAGGCGCGCTTCGACCTGCTGCGAGGCTGGCTGGACCTCCAGCTCGCGCGAGGGCGCACCAGCCGCCTGGTGATGCCGGGCTTGCAGGTGGAGGGCGGAGGCGAGGCGCGGCTGGCGGTGCGCCGGACGGCCGCGGGCTATCTGGTGGATGCCCTCACCGGGGAGGTGACGCTGGTGCGCGGCGAAGCCCGGCAGGCGCTGCGCGCGGGTGAGCGCGCCACGGTGGAGGCGTCCGCGCCGGCCCCCCGCGTCGAGCCGCTCGCCGCCGCGCCGCTGGCGTTGGGCGTGGTCGACGGCGCGGAGGTGTTCCACCCGGGGCTGCGGGAGGTGGCCCTCACGTGGGAAGGGGAGGGCGAGGCCACGGTGGAGGTGGCGGAGGACGCGGCCTTCACGCGGCCGGTGCTGTCGGGCACGGTGTACCGCCCCTTCGTCAACGTGCCGGCGCCGGCGCGGGGCACGCTGCACTGGCGGGTGCGCCGCGAGGATGGGACGCAGGTGAGGGGCAGCGCGTCGTTCGCTCCAGAGCGCGCGGTGCGCTCGCTGGCGCGCGTGCGCAACGTGGTGCCCGAGGGGCCGGAGAAGACGACCATCTTCTACCAGGACAAGCCGCCGGCGGTGACCTTCACCTACGCGGCGGAGGCCTCGGCGGCGCGCTACCGCGTGGCGGTGTACCGGGCGGGCGCGCTGGACACGCCCGTGGCAGAGCGCGTCGTGACGGAGCCACGCGCCGCGTTGCGCGCCGGCGCGCTGAGCGAGGGCAGCTACCTCTGGTCGGTGACGCCGCTTTCCGCCACGGGTGCACAGCTCAAGGGAGGGCGGATGAACAAGCTGGAGCTGGTCTACGACAACTCGGTGCCGGAGCTCGTCGTGGCCACTCCGCGCAACGGGCAGAAAGTGGGCGCGAAGGTCCGAGCGGCGGGCGTTGCCCCGGTGGACGCCCGCTTGTCCATCAATGGACGCCCGGTGGCGCTGGATGGCAAACACCGGTTCAGCACCTGGGTGGAGCCGGTGGGCGCTCCTCCCGTGTTGGTGTTTAAGATGACGCGTCCCGGTGCCCCGGCGGTCCATACGGTGCGCACCCTGAAACAGCGAGGGCCGTGA
- the dnaX gene encoding DNA polymerase III subunit gamma/tau, whose translation MSYLVLARKWRPQKFDDMTGQEHVVRTVANAIKMDRVAHAYLFCGPRGVGKTTAARLLAKALNCEKGPTAQPCGECRACVEIAAGTSVDVAEIDGASNNGVENVREIRENAKYLPQRDRHKIYIIDEVHMLSGAAFNALLKTLEEPPGHVKFIFATTEAHKLPDTILSRCQRHNFRRIPAARMLQRLQEICKAEGAGISDRSLSLVVRQSEGGMRDALSLLDQVLASCGANPSDEEVAEALGAIDRTMVQDFADALVHKDAKRVLERVEEVFNRGLDLKRLAEELAFQLRHLFVTKTLGKAPDELAESEQKALVALAQDAEAAQITRLFDVVHGCIWDVSRAAQPRLALEMALLKAIQLSPGGSIPELLARVDKLAAGLGDGSAKSNAGAPGGRSSPANFRA comes from the coding sequence ATGAGCTACCTCGTTCTCGCCCGCAAATGGCGCCCACAGAAGTTCGACGACATGACCGGACAGGAGCACGTCGTCCGGACGGTCGCGAACGCCATCAAGATGGACCGGGTCGCGCACGCGTACCTGTTCTGCGGACCTCGCGGCGTGGGCAAGACGACGGCCGCGCGCCTGCTCGCCAAGGCGCTCAACTGTGAGAAGGGCCCCACCGCCCAGCCCTGCGGCGAGTGCCGCGCCTGCGTGGAGATTGCCGCGGGCACCAGCGTGGACGTCGCGGAAATCGACGGTGCCTCCAACAACGGCGTCGAGAACGTCCGCGAGATTCGCGAGAACGCGAAGTACCTGCCCCAGCGGGACCGGCACAAAATCTACATCATCGACGAGGTCCACATGCTGTCGGGAGCGGCGTTCAACGCGCTGCTCAAGACGCTGGAGGAGCCGCCCGGGCACGTGAAGTTCATCTTCGCGACCACCGAGGCGCACAAGCTCCCGGACACCATCCTGTCGCGGTGCCAGCGCCACAACTTCCGCCGGATTCCGGCGGCGCGGATGCTCCAGCGGCTCCAGGAAATCTGCAAAGCGGAAGGGGCCGGCATCTCAGACCGCTCGCTGTCGCTGGTCGTGCGCCAGTCCGAAGGCGGCATGCGCGACGCGCTGAGCCTCCTGGACCAGGTGCTCGCCTCCTGCGGCGCCAACCCCTCCGACGAGGAGGTGGCCGAGGCGCTGGGCGCCATCGACCGCACGATGGTGCAGGACTTCGCCGACGCGCTCGTCCACAAGGACGCGAAGCGGGTGCTGGAGCGCGTGGAGGAGGTCTTCAACCGCGGCCTGGACTTGAAGCGCCTGGCCGAGGAGCTGGCCTTCCAGTTGCGGCACCTCTTCGTCACCAAGACGCTGGGCAAGGCGCCCGACGAGCTGGCCGAGTCCGAGCAGAAGGCGCTGGTGGCGCTCGCGCAGGACGCGGAGGCCGCGCAAATCACGCGCCTGTTCGACGTGGTGCACGGCTGCATCTGGGATGTGTCGCGCGCGGCGCAGCCTCGGCTCGCCCTGGAGATGGCGCTGCTCAAGGCCATCCAGTTGTCGCCGGGTGGCTCGATTCCCGAGCTGCTCGCCCGCGTGGACAAGCTCGCGGCGGGACTGGGTGACGGTTCCGCGAAGTCGAACGCTGGAGCGCCGGGAGGTCGCTCCAGCCCCGCGAACTTTCGCGCCTGA
- the recR gene encoding recombination mediator RecR, producing MTPDPLNRLVAQLAKLPGIGEKTAQRLAFHILRAPGEYAAELSQAIREVKEKVHLCVRCFSLTDAETCNFCRDARRDERVLCVVETFADLMALERTREFKGRYHVLHGVLSPLEGVGPEQLRIRELLERLNDSRVEELILATNPDVEGEATALYLTRLLKPMGLRVTRIAQGLPMGGDLEFADQATLAKALSARRDL from the coding sequence ATGACCCCCGATCCGCTGAATCGACTCGTCGCCCAACTGGCGAAGCTGCCAGGCATCGGCGAGAAGACCGCGCAGCGCCTCGCGTTCCACATCCTGCGGGCGCCGGGCGAGTACGCCGCGGAGCTGTCGCAAGCCATCCGCGAGGTGAAGGAGAAGGTGCACCTGTGCGTGCGCTGCTTCTCCCTCACCGACGCGGAGACCTGCAACTTCTGCCGGGACGCGCGGCGCGACGAGCGCGTGCTGTGCGTGGTGGAGACCTTCGCCGACCTGATGGCGCTGGAGCGCACCCGTGAGTTCAAGGGCCGCTACCACGTCCTGCACGGCGTGCTGTCCCCCCTGGAGGGCGTGGGCCCCGAGCAGCTCCGCATCCGCGAGTTGCTGGAGCGCCTCAACGACAGCCGGGTGGAGGAGCTCATCCTCGCCACCAACCCGGACGTCGAGGGCGAGGCCACCGCGCTCTATCTGACGCGCCTGCTCAAGCCCATGGGCCTGCGCGTCACCCGCATCGCCCAGGGCCTGCCCATGGGCGGCGACCTGGAGTTCGCCGACCAGGCCACGCTGGCCAAGGCGCTCTCCGCCCGCCGCGACCTGTAG
- a CDS encoding carboxypeptidase regulatory-like domain-containing protein, which produces MARLALVLLVLLATPAAHAEAVAEHASLRLRYGLSLRDGRQADVGPGLTYEGFTPNDLAVVGTGWWGTSWLGAWAGVQREAFDLREEALRITGGSLLRASVGPRARLLLGPVRAELGAGYGFSQLPHFSDSSEPVLLRGVRHAAVVGGLVRLPLVLGLRLEARGELPVALSVRDASGARAEAKGFSVGGALLVPLRRAERWTGTLVLDFQHVQDTVTLEDGTQSRQRLRRMGAALELAWHDAARPAPRVPAPAPVVVPGSVRVRVLDARTGAPLPGARVVLGGVEHVASAEGEVEVASLSPGPLSARVSAEGYAASEATATVEEGARSELEVRATPLPPATGTLRVTVVDARTGAPLPDIRVSVGAVQARTDLTGQAVVEDLAPGPVAISVAASGFRSADEAAVVVAGQESSLSVPLAAERKGTRATLSGQVRSARGGKPLVATLRITKARVRARTDAKGAFNVQVRGGTYRITISARGHRAQTKVITLREGERTILNVDLFPRGKR; this is translated from the coding sequence GTGGCGCGCCTGGCGCTGGTGCTCCTCGTGCTGCTCGCCACGCCCGCCGCCCACGCGGAGGCGGTGGCCGAGCACGCCTCGTTGCGCCTTCGCTACGGGCTGTCCCTCCGCGACGGGCGTCAGGCGGATGTAGGGCCCGGGCTCACCTATGAGGGCTTCACGCCGAACGACCTGGCGGTGGTGGGGACGGGGTGGTGGGGCACGTCGTGGCTGGGCGCGTGGGCCGGAGTCCAGCGGGAGGCCTTCGACCTGCGGGAAGAGGCGCTGCGGATCACCGGGGGCAGCCTGCTGAGGGCCTCGGTGGGGCCCCGGGCGCGGCTCCTCCTGGGGCCGGTGCGCGCGGAGCTGGGCGCGGGCTACGGCTTCTCGCAGCTTCCGCACTTCAGTGATTCGTCGGAGCCGGTGCTCCTCCGAGGTGTGCGGCACGCGGCGGTGGTGGGCGGCCTGGTGCGCCTGCCGTTGGTGCTGGGGCTGCGGCTGGAGGCGCGCGGCGAGCTGCCGGTGGCGCTGTCGGTGCGCGACGCCAGCGGCGCCCGGGCGGAGGCGAAGGGCTTCTCCGTGGGCGGCGCGCTGCTGGTGCCGCTGCGGCGGGCGGAGCGCTGGACGGGCACGCTGGTGCTGGACTTCCAGCACGTGCAGGACACGGTGACGCTGGAGGATGGGACGCAGTCCCGGCAGCGCCTGCGGCGGATGGGCGCGGCGCTGGAGCTGGCGTGGCATGACGCCGCCCGGCCGGCGCCGCGGGTGCCCGCGCCCGCGCCAGTCGTGGTGCCCGGGAGCGTGCGCGTCCGGGTGCTGGATGCGCGGACGGGCGCGCCGTTGCCGGGTGCGCGGGTGGTGCTGGGCGGCGTGGAGCACGTCGCGAGCGCGGAAGGTGAGGTCGAGGTCGCGTCCCTGTCGCCCGGGCCGCTGTCCGCGCGGGTGTCGGCGGAGGGCTACGCGGCCTCGGAGGCGACGGCCACGGTGGAGGAGGGGGCCCGCTCGGAGCTGGAGGTCCGGGCCACGCCGCTGCCACCGGCCACGGGCACGCTGCGCGTGACGGTGGTGGACGCGCGGACGGGCGCGCCGTTGCCGGACATCCGCGTGTCGGTGGGCGCGGTCCAGGCGCGCACGGACCTGACAGGGCAGGCGGTGGTGGAGGACCTGGCGCCCGGGCCGGTGGCCATCTCGGTGGCGGCATCGGGCTTCCGGTCCGCGGATGAAGCGGCGGTGGTCGTCGCCGGGCAGGAGTCGTCGCTGTCGGTGCCGCTGGCGGCGGAGCGGAAGGGGACGCGGGCCACGCTGTCCGGGCAGGTCCGCAGCGCGCGGGGAGGCAAGCCCCTGGTGGCGACCTTGCGCATCACCAAGGCCCGGGTCCGCGCGCGCACGGACGCGAAGGGGGCCTTCAATGTCCAGGTGCGAGGTGGCACCTACCGCATCACCATCTCCGCGCGGGGCCACAGGGCCCAGACGAAGGTCATCACCCTGCGCGAGGGAGAGCGGACCATCCTCAATGTCGACCTCTTCCCGAGGGGGAAACGGTGA
- the mglA gene encoding gliding-motility regulator Ras-like GTPase MglA: MSFINYSSREINCKIVYYGPGLCGKTTNLQYIYNKTAAETKGKLISLSTETDRTLFFDFLPLSLGEIRGFKTRFHLYTVPGQVFYDASRKLILKGVDGVVFVADSQIERMEANMESLENLRINLAEQGYDLNKIPYVIQYNKRDLPNAVTVEEMRKALNPRNIPEYQAVAPTGVGVFDTLKAVAKLVLTELKKGG, from the coding sequence ATGTCCTTCATCAACTACTCATCCCGCGAAATCAACTGCAAGATTGTCTATTACGGGCCCGGGCTCTGCGGGAAGACGACCAACCTCCAGTACATCTACAACAAGACCGCCGCGGAGACGAAGGGCAAGCTCATCTCCCTCTCCACGGAGACGGACCGCACGCTCTTCTTCGACTTCCTGCCGCTGTCGCTCGGTGAGATTCGCGGCTTCAAGACGCGCTTCCACCTGTACACGGTGCCCGGTCAGGTCTTCTACGACGCCAGCCGCAAGCTCATCCTCAAGGGCGTGGACGGTGTCGTGTTCGTGGCAGACAGCCAGATTGAACGCATGGAAGCGAACATGGAGTCGCTCGAGAACCTGCGCATCAACCTGGCCGAGCAGGGCTACGACCTGAACAAGATTCCGTACGTCATCCAGTACAACAAGCGCGACCTGCCCAATGCCGTGACGGTGGAGGAGATGCGCAAGGCGCTCAACCCCCGCAACATCCCGGAGTACCAGGCCGTGGCCCCCACCGGCGTGGGCGTGTTCGACACGCTCAAGGCCGTGGCCAAGCTGGTCCTCACCGAGCTGAAGAAGGGGGGTTGA